The nucleotide window agaaaacagagcctgaataaacaaaagaaagtgggggaaaaaagaaaaggaacaaaggaagagagggaagagagaaaaaggggaaacAAGGGAGGAGGTAAAAAGGAGTCAAGATAATCAATCAGTCTAACACACCCAGACGCCCTTtacacattcactcactcagAAACTTATAACTTTACATGATACTGTGAAATATTACAAAGGTGTAGGATGTTAATTGTCTCCTGTGATTTTAAGTTGCAAGATATTAACAAGGTGCTGCCAAATTCtgtcaagttaaaaaaaaaaaaaaaaaacacaaatctcaAAATGTGAGTTGTTAATTAAGTCATCCAAGCACATCTCAGTGGTTGAGACAGTGATTTTCTTCCAACGTGTAAGActtaatatttgttttgctgtgaaGAGGgaacaggagagaaagagtttCTGAGATGTAGTTAGACTCATCGTTGATTCAGACAAGCCAAAGATGTCCCCATCGGCATTTTTTGAAATAGCTAATAAATAACCAAAGGAGAAATTTATCCTTCCACAGAGTCACATAAAGCTGACTTCTAGCTTGCCTTGCCTGAGGGCACATCAGCAGGGTTGATGCTGGCTGTCAACGAGCTGAAGGAATTAATTACTCACTGCCCTGTCACTGGTTTATATTCTTTATGTTCAGAGAGAGCAGCTCATTGAATGATTTTAACCTTGGCTCTCTAATTAAAATGAACCTTGAGTATACATGTATTCACTATCGAGAAGAAAATGAAGTGTGTTTACGTTTGACTCATAAATCACTGGAAATGTCAGGAGATGAATAATGAGcatctctcctctgcaggtaCGCCATGAGGTTGAAGAACTTCACCAGCCATTCAGCCACCGTCGCTGAGAAGAAACTAGCTGTGCTGTGGTACGATCTTCACATTATTAGCCGAAATTAAAGATGACACATGCAAGAACATTTTCTTATTCTTATCCAAACTCATTCTCACTCCTACTTGTGCAACGTTTACTCGCACGTGCATTCCAGGTCGGATTCATCAAACTCTCTTAACTGCACAAACTTGTTGTAAATCACTTGCCTCAGCCTGATGAATACCACCTGTTCATGAGGAGGTGTGTTTGCATAATCCACGCTGCCAAATCACTATATAAAACTACCTGTTCTGCCCTGTTTGTCAATGAGCTTCATTCACAATAATGTTACCAAAGAGTAAAAAGAATTTTACACTGTGGAGCTTGAAGTGCTGCTGTCAGAAATCAGcagaataaaacaattaatttagCCATGGTAGTAGCTGTATTACAGGACAACTAGAAAATATTTCTGGGGGGATTAGTTTGACataaagtttgatgctaaaAGACATCTTTCTAAAGCAAAGCTTCCCTGAATTAGATCTGAGGTCATGTCAGATGTGACAGTCACAGATATTATAGGCTTACAGTAGGTGATGGCACACTGCTGAGTGCACTGACCTGACAGCAACAATGGTGACAGTGGCCAGCATAAAGAAAGTGAGGAAGCTATGAGAGTGAGAAACTCCAGATTCATTGCATAAAGTCAAACTGGTGTTTTTCCCCTGCAGAGAAAACTTGACATGACTTGTACAAAAGGTCCAAACGACTTGTgaatcacattcacacctgagaGAACGTTTGAAACATGAGAATATTGGTATCTTCTGTTTGTTCAAGTGGTTTTCCATGAGGCCCACTGAATCtgaatattataattataaattCATTTAACTGTAGAATCAAGCTCCTCTCTCACTGATAGAACCTTAAAGcccatctcttttcttttttcttactcACAGTGatccaaaaacattttaggaTGTTTTTTTATACTGTACCTCTGTGCACCCTGTGAATTAATGAATTTAACATTCACAGGCAAAGACGTggctttttatattttcatttaatggtATTATACATTTCTCACGTTCTTGACTTCACTGAAGTTCTTCCTAATCCATGAGGACTTGTGGGGCATGTTTGAAGTCTGGGTGCATTTTGTGTGgatgacatgaaaataatattgAGGATAGAGCTTTAAAGGGAATTTGTACAGAGGATTCATCTGCCTTCTAATGGTTTTGTTTCCATAGTAAccgctgtctgtctctgctgtatCTGAGGATGTTCCATCTGAAGAAAGACCACGCTGTCAAGTACTCACGGTCGCTCATGGAGTACTTCAAGGTAACACGCTCACAcagattatacacacacacacacacacacacacacacacacacacttggacatGGACTttatttccttcctctgtctctctcattttcctcttctgtgGTTGAAAAACACGCAAAGCCAATTACAACCCtcaaatacatttcatattcattttcatgGTGCCTGTGCATTAATTTTGCATGACGTTATTAAAATCCATTCTTTCTCTTTgatattaatgtattaattagCTCCATCAATCATCACAGTGGATTGTTAGGGTTTaatgtgcttgttttgattaattatgtttagtttaattaattaCTGAGGATGTCATTATCACAGTGCTGCATTTGCATTGATGGGATTGGATTTCTGGAAAGCAACTGACTGGGGGTttagctgtgtatgtgtgcgcagcctgtgtacatacagtatgtgttgacagaaagacaagaaataactgaaatgaGATTGGAGCAGttcatttgaaaagaaaaatggtacAAAAACAGTCTAACCAGCTctgtaatatacagtacattactGCATGACGCAGTAAAGTGGATTTTAAACGCTCATCACAAAATAACTTAACATTCTTCAGACATTACAGGTGACATCAGTGGAAAAAGGCTTAACATTATGTTAGCATGAGTGTTTTAGCCATTTAGctaatgcttttgtttttaatagttaGTCATACTATTGATAAAATCAAGCACAGTATGTAAAAAttactgcactttttttttttaaatattgcttACTGCCAAATTAgttcattatttttaatcaaatgtaCAAATTACTGACAAATTAGTTAGTTGAGCTTTTATACCTcgttatttattttattacttaatAAAGAGTGTATTTTGTTATGGaaatgtagtctgtttgctGACCCTGTTAGAGCTATAAATGAATAGAGACAGAGTTCAACAATTTCTAAAATACACTTaactcattttatttctgagaGTTAGAGGAGAAGATTAATACCACTTCTTCATTCCTCTGTTAAATACAAATAGAGTTAGCAGGCTGTTAGCACAGCCTAGCTAAAGCTGGAAGCATGGGGAAACAACTGccctggttctgtccaaaggttaaggttaagttatactaataataatagtaattgtaatcatcatcatcatctctaaaATTTCAAACTATactattttaaatgtaaatgataatTTTGTGGTGCATGTTATCACTTCTCTTTCTTCAGTCTCTAGTTTTAAATTCCTGTAAAGTAGATGCTGTAGAccatgaaaaacatattttgataaatttgtctttttgtgaccCAGAATTCAGCCAAGAGTTCCCACCAAGCCCCTTCTCCCTGGAGGACCAATGGGAAGtgagtatgcacacacacattatcaacCCCCTTCATTCACACAGATAATTGAGAATTTATAATTCACCGGAGCTCTGCCGCAAAATACCATGCCGCCCCTGACAGCCACTTGCTCAAACAAACCCCTCAGGAAGCAAATAAAGGGATTGATTTGTTGTAgatgtgaggaggagaagactgGAGGGGCTGCTGAGTACCGGGTGAGaaggagtgatggagggagtgatgatagatggaggaggagaggcgtGGAGGAGCTGTGGATGTGAAGCTAATGAGTTTGGACAGCTCTGACGCCGCACAACAGCAGGACTGGAGCTTGGAGTGTGTCTGTGcggctgagtgtgtgtgtgtgtgtgtgcagcactgAATCAGGCACAAGTCGTTGGGTGAGCGAGGGTCAAGGCCACATCACAGACATTACATCACTGCCAGagcaacacacccagctgtgcAAGGCAGGGGGAGCAGTTTGTACTGGCATGACTAATGACACTATACAGTGAATATCAGAAATGCTTCACACCCTCTCTCATTCAACACTTTTTATTGCCTTAAGGCCATAAATGGTAActcttctgttgtgtttgctATAGTTCTCTACAAAGTCAAAGCCAAAACAGAAGACTGTTATTTTATCTAATATCCATTTTTAATGTgcagcattaacattagcatacTGTATCACTGTAGTTATATCTAGTTATGATACACTGGTTTTACCATTTAAGGACACAAGCTGTCTCATGTATCTGTGGTGTTTTTAGCTTTAGTATTCCACAAAGTTAAAGCCACACTATGATAATACATCTCTGTTTACAATGTATCACAGgtaatgtaaaatgtgtcactcagtatgacaaacccacagagaattattacacaccagagtgtgtgtgaatgggtgtgtacATTAGAGCACTTAATGTATTGAACAAAGcattgtatgaatgtgtgtatgaatgggtgaatgtgacctgcaatgtaaagtgctttgagtggtaGTGAGTAGAAAAGCGCTGTATAggtgcagtccatttactatCTCATCTACATTGCTTTCTGCCACAGCTGATACTGCTCTGATACTGTAAACCACTGTACACTGTCCATccagcagcaaaaacacacacaaagtcagcaACTAGCCAGTCAACACAAAAAATCAGATTGCCACAAACACAACTCAGTGAAAAAGAGTATCACAAAGagtgataatgttgctctgtgccggctgaaatttgtattttttaaggTGATAATTTGTCGGTGAATACATGAATACTTTAATACCACAGTTGTTGCTTCCTGTCACAAATATGTTACAGATATTTTGTTGCAAACATGTCGCTGGTTATCTTTTGTCACCTTCTGTGACACTTTTTACTTTCCATGTTGTACAGTACTTTCCTGAAGGGGATACATATGTTTTGTTCCCATTGCCCTCTTATCTCTTACCCTGATCCACTTACAGTTCTGTATGTGCTGATAAACagactgcttttcttttctttttgctgtaaAGCAGcttgacagttttttttcacCCAGTGTGAAATGCACTATCAAGAAATGCATAATGGTCCAGATACTGGCAGACATTTTCCAGTTTTATGATTTTACAGTAAACATAGGGCATATGTGGAAATGAATGTAGTAAtaacttgtttttgttataatactgtatgtatcacATTTAAACTCACCCAGTTTGATAATCTGGATTTCCCTGCCAAGTAGTGGTGACAACCTGCTTTTTGTCGAGGAACTCCAAAGCCCCTGCAGCGTACAGAGCCTCTCTGTTTAGTTCCTGTAATGTCACTAGACCTGactgcctctctctgtgctccaggGTCAATGGGACTCCATCTCCCCTCTCACTCAGCCCCTCCCCAGccagcagtggaggaggaggcggaggagcaggaggagcaggaggaggcaggaTCTGGAGGTGCCCCAGGCTCGCTGGGAAGCGTGGCTATTCCCCAGCGGATTCACCACATGGCCGCCAGTCATGTTAACATCACCAACAACATCCTGAGGAGCTATGAACACTGGGAGACGGCCGACAGACTGGCCACTGATAGCCAAGGTAGGACTGCGCACACACGACATGGATCAGAGTCAACGCTCTGTCGATCATCTAACATCACCTCAAAGTAGAAGTGCATGAGTttatgtttctaatattttggAATCATCATTAGTGATAAATCTTTTTATCACCATCACTAGTTAGTGCCATTTTCTTCCATTGTGTATTGCTGCCTGTGCTAAACTgctgtttcttcctctgtaatatatactgtatatgcatattTGATTGCGTTGATTGAAGAAAGTGCTTTAAACCATCATAAGATTTGATATTGTACAGTTCTGAAAAATGACTCACCTGACTTTTCTCTTGATGCCTCAGTAACTGTGTCTCTCCCTCGCCCTCCTGTAGATTTCTTCCAGGAGCTGGACTCTGTGATGGAGCCGCTGAGTCAGCAGAGCAGCATGACTGAGCTGGTCCGATACATCAGGCAGGGACTGCACTGGCTCCGCATAGAGGCTCACCTGCTGTAGAGAAGAGATGGGagacaaaattttaaaaagaaaagaaaaaaaaagaaatgggcCTGGGAGCTAGAACTGGGATAACAAGTGAGATGAGACTCAGGACGATGCTTCAGTTCCCACTGGGATCCTTCAAATGACCCAACACCACCCACGGTAATGTAATGGCATAGACTGGGTGGATTAATTGGACTGAAAGTCACCTGCAGTTTGGACTGAGCAGTAACTAAGTTTGGCAATTTTAACTGTGAATCACAGAATACAAATTATCATATTAAAAATTCAGCTGATTCTGCTTTTTGGAGAGAATAGTACATCAGTGCAGGTAGATTACATTCCTATATAGACAATGGATATTACAAACCTCCTGTGTCCCTGATTAGAAATAAGAACCagtgaggaaaggagagaaaaaagtgtttttactaAAACaggatcatttttaaaaagatacgTGAGAGGCTGGTGTGATTAATGTAGAAAGGAGCTCAACAGAGGCTCATCTCTTCCAGCAGTGGCCTAGAAACGTGTCTGTGATTGGGACTACAATTAAAGCCTCTGGCTGATATTGATCCAAGTGGAAAAGTACCGGTCCACTCCATTAGATACGAACCATGGTGGTAAAGAAAAGAGGCTCAGGTATAACCACTAGAGCTGAATAATGGAGGCTGGAGTTAGTCCTCTACTTCTCTTTCAGTCCATCTTCAGTCTGTAGTGATGGATCCTCCAAAACAAACTCTGACAAACCAAAGCTAGATCTGCCTCTGTTGTGTATCCCTTTAGTAATTAAACAACTGAATTAGTCACAGGGACACAAAATAGCCTCTGAAGACTGAAAGCTGAAACATCACCCTCAGAGGTTCTCATCATATCCACCTCAACTTTTGATTAGTTAATCATTAGTTCATCTTTTTATATAGTGGTTTGCATTGTGTGTGGTGGAGTCCACCATTCCTGCAAATGGCGTACACCCTGCACAGGCATTTAAAGGAAACAATGCACATACTGAACAACATGTGTATATGTAATTTTATAATCCAGAACAGCTGGTCTTTGGCATTGTGAAGGGTAGACATATTTGCATCTGTACAAGTTCAGCTACAGAGATAGAGAAGAAATTACATTTGCTATGTAAACAGATACATAAGTTGAGTATCTGCTAAAAGCAAATTTcctgcacctttttttttaactgaaatcTGTGACTGCTGTATAGATTAAGACATTGTTAGCACTACCACAAGTAACCACAGGTGTCGCCAAATGGACCCGAATTATTACTAAATAACagtgttaaaattttaaatctGGATTTGCTTTCTAATCCTGGtgtagttgttgttgattttgtttctATACTATACCAATATGATATCTGGGTATTGTTACAAATACCAAAAGAtatataaagaaatacaaatatgttTAGGAtttcataaattaaaaaaaatgtctaaaattggcagtttttttatttaaatcaggaACAGGTATTTGACAAGTtttcaacacagacacatttcgCCCAAAATTGATTGAGGCTTGGTTCTCAGCTTTACCCCTTAATTGACATGCATCTGGTTTAGGGCAGTGA belongs to Lates calcarifer isolate ASB-BC8 linkage group LG8, TLL_Latcal_v3, whole genome shotgun sequence and includes:
- the LOC127139001 gene encoding AF4/FMR2 family member 3, with product MRLKNFTSHSATVAEKKLAVLCNRCLSLLYLRMFHLKKDHAVKYSRSLMEYFKNSAKSSHQAPSPWRTNGKVNGTPSPLSLSPSPASSGGGGGGAGGAGGGRIWRCPRLAGKRGYSPADSPHGRQSC